Within the Pseudomonas guangdongensis genome, the region TCCGCAACTTCCGCCGCTACAGCTGGCTGCTGATGTACCTGTTCGGCGCCTCGCCGGCGCTCAGCAGCAACTTCCTCGCCGGCCGCGCGCACGACCTGGAGGCGCTCGACGCCGATACCCTGTATCTGCCGTGGGCGACCAGCCTGCGGATGAGCGACCTGGGCTACCAGAATAACGCCCAGGCCAACCTCAAGCCCTGCTACAACGACCTGGGCAGCTACCTGTCCAGCCTGCGCCAGGCGGTGTCGACGCCCTACCCGCCCTACCAGGCCATCGGCCTGCGCGACGCCGACGGCGAGTGGCAGCAGCTCAACACCAACGTGCTGCAGATCGAAAACGAGTTCTACTCGAGCATCCGTCCCAAGCGGGTCGCCGAATCGGGCGAGCGGCCGATCCAGGCCCTCGGCGCGCGCGGCGTGCAGTACGTCGAGGTGCGCTGCCTGGACATCGATCCGTTCCTGCCGCTGGGCATCGACCTGGTCGCCGCGCGTTTCCTCGACGCCTTCCTGCTGTTCTGCGCGCTGGACGACAGCCCGAACATGGACAGCGGCGAGTGCCGCGAATGCACCGCCAACTTCGCCCTGACCGTCAAGGAAGGCCGCAAGCCCGGCCTGCAGCTGAGCCGCGCCGGCCAGTCGGTGGCGCTCAAGGACTGGGGACTGGAACTGCTGGCGCGCATCGAGGCCTGCGCCGAACGCTTCGACGCCGCTCACGGCGACGACCTGTACCGACAGGCCCTGGCCAGCCAGCGCGCCAAGCTCGAAGACGCCCGCCTGACGCCCTCGGCGCGGGTGCTGCAGAGCCTGCGCGAGGAGCAGCTGAGCTTCCACGCCTTCGCCCTGCGCCAGTCCGAGCGCCACGCCGAATGGTTCCGCAGCCGGCCGCTGGACAGCGCTGAACAGGCCGCCTTCGAGCAGGCGGCCCGCGACTCGCTCGCCGCCCAGGCCGAGCTGGAAGCCAGCCAGCAGGGCAGCTTCGAGGACTACGTCGAGCGCTACATGGCGGCCATCGAGCCGGCGTGAACCGCTAGGGCGGACCACTCGCGCCAGCGATTGTCCGCCGCCAATGGTGCGGGCAGTCGGTAGAAGATCGCTGCGCAAGTCTTCTCCCCCGCCCAGCGCCACAGACGACAAGGCCCATGCCAAGGCATGGGCCTTGTCGTATCCGCGCCCTTACAACGGCTTCTCGAACACCTTCGACTGGCGCTGGAAGTTGTACAGCGAGGCGCGTGCCGCCGGCAGGCGCTCGACGCTGCTGGCCTTGAAGCCGCGCTCCTGGAACCAGTGGGCGGTGCGCGTGGTAAGCACGAACAGGGTCTTCAGGCCCAGGGCGCGGGCGCGCTGTTCGATGCGTTCGAGCAGTTCGTCGCCGCGCCCGCCCTGGCGGTACTCCGGATGCACCGCCAGGCAGGCCAGTTCGCCCCAGTCCGAATCCGGCACCGGATACAGCGCGGCGCAGGCGATGATCAGGCCGTCGCGCTCGACGATGCTGAACTGGCCGATCTCGCGCTCCAGCACCTCGCGCGAGCGGCGCACCAGGATGCCCTGCTCCTCCAGCGGGCGGATCAGCTCCAGCAGGCCGCCGACGTCGTCGATGCCGGCCTCGCGCAACTGCTCGAACTGCTCCTGGGCCACCAGGGTGCCGGCGCCGTCGCGGGTGAACAGCTCGTTGAGCAGCGCGCCGTCCTCGACATAGCTGACGATGTGGCTGCGCCGCACGCCGCTGCGGCAGGCCTGCGCGGCGGCATCCAGCAGCTCGCCCTGGTAATCGCTGCCGAGGCGCGCCAGGTGCGCCGGCACCTGCGGCGGGCGCAGCTCGCGGACCAGCGCGCCGTGCTCGTCGAGCAGACCGCGCTCGGCGCCGAACAGGATCAGCTTTTCGGCATCCAGTTCGATGGCCGCGCGCATCGCCACGTCCTCGCAGGCCAGGTTGAAGATCTCGCCGGTCGGCGAGTAGCCCAGCGAGGACAGGAGGACGATGCGCCGCTCGTCGAGCAGGCGCTCGATGCCCTTGCGGTCGATGCGCCGCACCTCGCCGGTGTGCTGGTAGTCGACGCCGTCGACCACGCCGATCGGCCGCGCGGTGACCAGGTTGCCGCCGGCCACGCGCAGCCGCGCGCCCTGCATCGGCGAGGCGGCCATGTCCATCGACAGGCGAGCCTCGATGCCCAGGCGCAGGCCGCCGACCGCCTCGACCACGCATTCCAGGGTCGGCCCGTCGGTGACCCGTAGGCCGTGGTGGAAACGCGGCGCCAGGCCGCGGGCGGCCAGGCGCGCCTCGATCTGCGGGCGCGAGCCATGCACCAGCACCAGGCGCACGCCGAGGCTGTGCAG harbors:
- the gshA gene encoding glutamate--cysteine ligase; amino-acid sequence: MSDLLSRRLALLERADQHDLLRHCRHGLEKESLRVDPVGHLAQTPHPQALGSALTHAQITTDYSEALLEFITPALEDPAQTFDELDRIHRFACAQLGEERLWTHSMPCTLPGEADIPIAEYGTSHVGRIKHVYRKGLAVRYGKAMQCIAGIHYNFSLPEALWPLLQQAEADSRPAQAWQSARYVALIRNFRRYSWLLMYLFGASPALSSNFLAGRAHDLEALDADTLYLPWATSLRMSDLGYQNNAQANLKPCYNDLGSYLSSLRQAVSTPYPPYQAIGLRDADGEWQQLNTNVLQIENEFYSSIRPKRVAESGERPIQALGARGVQYVEVRCLDIDPFLPLGIDLVAARFLDAFLLFCALDDSPNMDSGECRECTANFALTVKEGRKPGLQLSRAGQSVALKDWGLELLARIEACAERFDAAHGDDLYRQALASQRAKLEDARLTPSARVLQSLREEQLSFHAFALRQSERHAEWFRSRPLDSAEQAAFEQAARDSLAAQAELEASQQGSFEDYVERYMAAIEPA
- the argA gene encoding amino-acid N-acetyltransferase — encoded protein: MHDYVNWLRHASPYINAHRDRTFVVMLPGEGVAHPNFANIVHDLVLLHSLGVRLVLVHGSRPQIEARLAARGLAPRFHHGLRVTDGPTLECVVEAVGGLRLGIEARLSMDMAASPMQGARLRVAGGNLVTARPIGVVDGVDYQHTGEVRRIDRKGIERLLDERRIVLLSSLGYSPTGEIFNLACEDVAMRAAIELDAEKLILFGAERGLLDEHGALVRELRPPQVPAHLARLGSDYQGELLDAAAQACRSGVRRSHIVSYVEDGALLNELFTRDGAGTLVAQEQFEQLREAGIDDVGGLLELIRPLEEQGILVRRSREVLEREIGQFSIVERDGLIIACAALYPVPDSDWGELACLAVHPEYRQGGRGDELLERIEQRARALGLKTLFVLTTRTAHWFQERGFKASSVERLPAARASLYNFQRQSKVFEKPL